The nucleotide sequence CGGCTTAAAAGGATCAGCCAATATGCTGAATGTAGCTTATTCCAGGCTGAACAAATACAACCCGAACGATCCGCAGATCCTTACAGACATCAACAACCAATTCACTCCAAACATAGGAGCGGGTGTTTATTGGCATAACGAACAAACGTATGTAGGATTATCGGCACCCCATTTTTTAGAAACCACACGCTACGACGACAACGTACAAAGCACGATGCAGCAAAAGATGCACTATTATTTAATGGGAGGCCACGTATTTGAGTTGAACCCGATGTTGAAGTTTAAACCGGCATTTTTGTTAAAAGCAGTAGAAGGCGCACCTTTACAGGCCGATATCACAGGGAATTTCTTAATCAACGAGAAGTTTACTTTAGGAGCCGCTTATCGCTGGGATGCCGCATGGAGTGCCTTGGCAGGCTTCCAGGTAACCGACGGATTGTTTATAGGCTATAGCTACGACAGCGACATCAAAGCCTTGAGAAATTACAACAACGGCTCACACGAGATTTTTATGCGCTTTGAATTGTTTAACAAATACCGCCGCGTGAACTCGCCGCGTTTCTTCTAAAAATAAAGAAAAATGAAAAAAGGGATATATAGAGCCGCTTTGTTCACCGCCTTTATGCTGGGGAACACGGGGGCACAAGCACAAGCGGGATTAAATACAGCCGATAAAGACTACAACCAATGGGCTTATGTAGATGCAATAAGCATTTACGAGAAAGTAGCCAACCGCGGCTATGCCGGGAAGGATGTACTAGAAAAGTTAGGCAACGCCTACTACTTTAACGCACGCTATGGCGAAGCCCAAAAGCACTACGAACGCTTGTTCAAAGAATTTGGCAGCGAAAACATTGGCAGCGAGTACTATTACCGCTACGCCCAAACCTTGCAACACGTGGGCAAAGAAAGCGAATCAAAGCGCTATTACGACCAGTTTGTAAACAAAGCCGGCAGCCACACGCAGCGTTCTAAAATCCGCCAGAACGAAGCCGCGCTTAAAAAGCAGATACAAGTCAATTCAGGTCGCTACGACCAGATCAAGAACTTGGAGATCAACACGCCTTATTCCGATTACGGAAGCTATGTACACAACAACCAGTTGTACTTTACCAGCGCGCGCGACACAGGCAGCTTGCACAAACGCGAACACACCTGGACAGGCGATGCCTTTACCAGCTTGTACAGCGTAGCCGAAACGGCAAGCAAAGATGATAAAGTAACCCGATTGAAAGGAAAGGTAAAATCACCACTTAACGAATCCACAGCGGTAATCACCAAAGACGGCAACACGATGTATTTCACACGCAACAACTACATCAACCGTACCCGTAAATACGATGCCGACAAAAACACGAAGCTTAAAATCTACCGTGCAGAAAACGTGGAGGGCAAATGGGAGCACATAACCGAGTTACCGTTCAATATGGACGGCTACAACACGGCACACCCCACCTTAAGCCAAGACGAAGCCACAATGTACTTTGCGAGCGACCGTCCGGGAGGCTTCGGCGAATCGGATTTGTGGCAGGTGGCGATTCATCCCTCAGGAGCCTTTGGCGGACCTGTAAACATGGGCGAGGGGATCAACACCGAAGGCAGAGAAACCTTTCCGTTTGTAACCGAAAGTGGGGAATTGTATTTTTCAAGCGACGGTAGAGTAGGACTAGGTGGACTTGATGTATATGCCACAAAATTAGACAGAAACAGCCAACCTGGGGAAATCCACAACGTAGGAGCACCAATCAACGGAAATGCAGATGATTTTGCGTATTATATCGACCCAAACACCAAACAAGGCTTCTTTTCAAGC is from Paenimyroides aestuarii and encodes:
- a CDS encoding PorP/SprF family type IX secretion system membrane protein, which encodes MNISKNINRLLLGVLLLGCAKAHSQQDPQYTNYMYNTININPAYAGSRGALSIFGLHRSQWVGLEGAPTTNSFSINTPIAESKVGLGVSFVNDRLGVTDENTLSVDFSYTLDLNNRGSKLSFGLKGSANMLNVAYSRLNKYNPNDPQILTDINNQFTPNIGAGVYWHNEQTYVGLSAPHFLETTRYDDNVQSTMQQKMHYYLMGGHVFELNPMLKFKPAFLLKAVEGAPLQADITGNFLINEKFTLGAAYRWDAAWSALAGFQVTDGLFIGYSYDSDIKALRNYNNGSHEIFMRFELFNKYRRVNSPRFF
- a CDS encoding OmpA family protein gives rise to the protein MKKGIYRAALFTAFMLGNTGAQAQAGLNTADKDYNQWAYVDAISIYEKVANRGYAGKDVLEKLGNAYYFNARYGEAQKHYERLFKEFGSENIGSEYYYRYAQTLQHVGKESESKRYYDQFVNKAGSHTQRSKIRQNEAALKKQIQVNSGRYDQIKNLEINTPYSDYGSYVHNNQLYFTSARDTGSLHKREHTWTGDAFTSLYSVAETASKDDKVTRLKGKVKSPLNESTAVITKDGNTMYFTRNNYINRTRKYDADKNTKLKIYRAENVEGKWEHITELPFNMDGYNTAHPTLSQDEATMYFASDRPGGFGESDLWQVAIHPSGAFGGPVNMGEGINTEGRETFPFVTESGELYFSSDGRVGLGGLDVYATKLDRNSQPGEIHNVGAPINGNADDFAYYIDPNTKQGFFSSNREGGNGNDDIYSFHETKPLQLECIQKLLLKVVDAKTRNIISDANVTLYNNLYGELESSNRYQNGGYVFNNEFKCGETYRLKAEKEGYTTQEDVVRLPNESGVTEHTIVLEPVKTPVKVGDDLFKVLKLNPIYFDLDKYNIRPDAAAELAKVLAVLEEYPTMKIDIRSHTDSRASHKYNDRLSENRAKSTREWLIDQGISSSRLTSKGYGERQLVNECADGVQCSEEAHQANRRSEFIIVEM